The Pseudomonas parafulva genome includes a window with the following:
- the aceE gene encoding pyruvate dehydrogenase (acetyl-transferring), homodimeric type yields the protein MQDLDPIETQEWLDALESVLDKEGEDRAHYLMTRMGELATRSGSQLPYAITTPYRNTIPVTHEARMPGDLFMERRIRSMVRWNALAMVVRTNLKDSDLGGHISSFASSATLYDIGFNYFFQAPTEEHGGDLIFFQGHASPGIYARAFMEGRISEEQMNNFRQEVDGNGLSSYPHPWLMPDFWQFPTVSMGLGPIQAIYQARFMKYLEARGFIPAGKQKVWCFMGDGECDEPESLGAIALAGREKLDNLIFVINCNLQRLDGPVRGNGKIIQELEGVFRGGGWNVNKVVWGRFWDPLLAKDTNGALQRRMDEVIDGEYQNYKAKDGAYVREHFFNTPELKAMVEDLSDDEIWKLNRGGHDPYKVYAAYHQAVNHKDQPTVILAKTIKGYGTGAGEAKNTAHNTKKVDVDSLRHFRDRFDIPVKDADLENLPFYKPEEGSAEARYLAERRAALGGFVPQRRAKSFSVPTPPLETLKAILDGSGDREISTTMAFVRILAQLVKDKEIGQRIVPIIPDEARTFGMEGMFRQLGIYSSVGQLYEPVDKDQVMFYREDKKGQILEEGINEAGAMSSFIAAGTSYSCHNQPMLPFYIFYSMFGFQRIGDLAWAAGDSRTRGFLIGGTAGRTTLNGEGLQHEDGHSHMMAGTIPNCRTYDPTYGYELAVIIQDGMKKMTEEQQDIFYYITVMNESYQQPAIPAGAEEGIIKGMYLLEEDTREAAHHVQLMGSGTILREVREAAKILREEFNVGADVWSVTSFNELRRDGLAVERANRLKPGQKPQQTYVEQCLSGRKGPVIASTDYMKLFAEQIRQWVPSKEFKVLGTDGYGRSDSRKKLRHFFEVDRHFVVLAALEALADRGEIEPKVVADAIVKFGIDPDKRNPLDC from the coding sequence ATGCAAGACCTCGATCCAATCGAAACCCAGGAATGGCTGGATGCCCTGGAGTCGGTCCTCGACAAAGAAGGCGAAGACCGCGCTCATTACCTGATGACCCGTATGGGCGAGCTGGCCACCCGCAGTGGCTCCCAGCTGCCATATGCGATCACCACGCCATACCGCAACACCATCCCTGTCACCCACGAAGCACGCATGCCTGGCGACCTGTTCATGGAACGCCGCATTCGCTCGATGGTGCGTTGGAACGCCCTGGCCATGGTCGTGCGCACCAACCTGAAAGACTCGGACCTGGGCGGACACATCTCCAGCTTCGCCTCCAGCGCCACCCTGTACGACATCGGCTTCAACTACTTCTTCCAGGCGCCGACCGAAGAACACGGCGGCGACCTGATCTTCTTCCAGGGCCACGCCTCGCCGGGCATCTACGCCCGCGCCTTCATGGAAGGCCGCATCAGCGAAGAGCAGATGAACAACTTCCGCCAGGAAGTCGATGGCAACGGCCTGTCCTCGTACCCACACCCTTGGCTGATGCCTGACTTCTGGCAGTTCCCGACCGTTTCGATGGGCCTGGGCCCAATCCAGGCCATCTACCAGGCACGCTTCATGAAGTACCTGGAAGCCCGTGGGTTCATTCCGGCAGGCAAGCAGAAAGTCTGGTGCTTCATGGGCGACGGTGAGTGCGACGAGCCCGAATCCCTGGGCGCAATCGCCCTGGCCGGCCGCGAGAAGCTGGACAACCTGATCTTCGTCATCAACTGCAACCTGCAGCGCCTCGACGGCCCGGTTCGCGGCAACGGCAAGATCATCCAGGAACTCGAGGGCGTGTTCCGCGGCGGTGGCTGGAACGTCAACAAAGTGGTCTGGGGTCGCTTCTGGGATCCGCTGCTGGCCAAGGACACCAACGGTGCCCTGCAACGCCGTATGGACGAAGTCATCGACGGCGAGTACCAGAACTACAAGGCCAAAGACGGCGCTTACGTGCGTGAGCACTTCTTCAACACCCCAGAGCTCAAGGCCATGGTCGAAGACCTGTCCGACGACGAGATCTGGAAGCTCAACCGTGGCGGCCACGACCCGTACAAGGTCTATGCGGCCTACCACCAGGCGGTCAACCACAAGGACCAGCCTACCGTCATCCTGGCCAAGACCATCAAGGGTTACGGTACCGGTGCCGGCGAAGCCAAGAACACCGCGCACAACACCAAGAAGGTCGATGTCGACAGCCTGCGTCACTTCCGTGACCGCTTCGATATTCCCGTCAAGGATGCGGACCTGGAGAACCTGCCGTTCTACAAGCCCGAAGAAGGTTCTGCCGAGGCCCGTTACCTGGCCGAGCGCCGTGCAGCCCTGGGCGGCTTCGTGCCTCAGCGTCGCGCCAAGAGCTTCAGCGTGCCGACCCCGCCTCTGGAAACCCTCAAGGCGATCCTGGACGGCTCGGGCGACCGCGAAATTTCCACTACCATGGCGTTCGTGCGCATCCTGGCGCAGTTGGTCAAGGACAAGGAAATCGGTCAGCGCATCGTCCCGATCATTCCTGACGAAGCCCGCACCTTCGGCATGGAAGGCATGTTCCGCCAGCTGGGCATCTACTCGTCGGTTGGCCAGCTCTACGAGCCGGTCGACAAGGACCAGGTGATGTTCTACCGCGAGGACAAGAAAGGTCAGATCCTCGAAGAAGGCATCAACGAAGCCGGCGCCATGTCGTCGTTCATCGCTGCCGGTACTTCCTACAGCTGCCACAACCAGCCTATGCTGCCGTTCTACATCTTCTACTCGATGTTCGGCTTCCAGCGTATCGGCGACCTGGCCTGGGCCGCTGGCGACAGCCGTACCCGTGGCTTCCTGATCGGCGGCACCGCCGGCCGTACCACGCTCAACGGCGAAGGCCTGCAGCACGAGGACGGTCACAGCCACATGATGGCCGGTACCATCCCGAACTGCCGCACCTATGATCCGACCTACGGCTACGAGCTGGCGGTGATCATCCAAGACGGCATGAAGAAGATGACCGAAGAACAACAGGACATCTTCTACTACATCACCGTGATGAACGAGTCTTACCAGCAGCCAGCCATTCCGGCCGGTGCCGAGGAAGGCATCATCAAGGGTATGTACCTGCTCGAGGAAGACACTCGCGAAGCCGCACACCACGTGCAGCTGATGGGTTCGGGCACCATCCTGCGCGAAGTGCGCGAAGCGGCGAAGATTCTGCGTGAAGAGTTCAACGTCGGTGCCGACGTGTGGAGCGTCACCAGCTTCAACGAACTGCGTCGCGACGGCCTGGCCGTGGAACGTGCCAACCGCCTCAAGCCTGGCCAGAAGCCACAGCAGACCTACGTCGAGCAGTGCCTGAGCGGCCGCAAGGGGCCAGTCATCGCTTCCACCGACTACATGAAGCTGTTCGCCGAGCAGATCCGCCAGTGGGTGCCGAGCAAAGAGTTCAAGGTCCTGGGTACCGACGGTTACGGTCGCAGCGACAGCCGCAAGAAGCTGCGTCACTTCTTCGAAGTAGACCGTCACTTCGTGGTACTGGCTGCCCTGGAAGCGCTGGCTGACCGTGGCGAGATCGAACCCAAGGTTGTGGCTGACGCCATCGTCAAGTTCGGCATCGACCCGGACAAGCGCAACCCATTGGACTGCTGA
- the aceF gene encoding dihydrolipoyllysine-residue acetyltransferase, with translation MSELIRVPDIGSGEGEIIELFVKVGDRIEADQSLLTLESDKASMEIPAPKAGIVKELKVKLGDRLKEGDELLVLEAEGAADAAPEAPAAEQKPAQAEAAAPAPAAEAAPASAAAPAAASVQDIHVPDIGSSGKAKIIEVLVKAGDTVEADQSLITLESDKASMEIPSPAAGVVKEVIAKLDDEVGTGDLILKLEIAGAAPAPAQAPAAAAPAKTEAAPAAAPAAAAPAAAAPAPAATAPAAGNNAKVHAGPAVRQLAREFGVELGAVAATGPHGRILKEDVQVYVKAMMQKAKEAPAAAGATGGAGIPPIPVVDFSKFGEVEEVAMTRLMQVGAANLHRSWLNVPHVTQFDSADITELEAFRVAQKAVAEKAGVKLTVLPLLLKACAFLLKELPDFNSSLAPSGKAVIRKKYVHIGFAVDTPDGLLVPVIKNVDQKSLLQLAAEAAALAEKARTKKLSADEMQGACFTISSLGHIGGTGFTPIVNAPEVAILGVSKATMQPVWDGKAFQPKLMLPLSLSYDHRVINGAAAARFTKRLGDVLGDIRTMLL, from the coding sequence GTGAGCGAACTCATTCGCGTACCTGACATCGGCAGCGGTGAAGGTGAAATCATCGAGCTGTTCGTCAAGGTCGGTGACCGTATCGAGGCTGACCAAAGCCTGCTGACCCTGGAGTCCGACAAGGCCTCCATGGAGATTCCGGCGCCAAAGGCCGGCATCGTCAAGGAACTGAAAGTCAAGCTGGGTGATCGCCTGAAAGAAGGCGACGAACTCCTGGTTCTGGAAGCCGAGGGTGCCGCTGATGCGGCCCCTGAGGCACCTGCGGCCGAACAGAAGCCAGCGCAGGCCGAAGCGGCCGCACCGGCACCTGCTGCCGAGGCCGCGCCAGCATCCGCTGCCGCTCCGGCTGCCGCTAGCGTGCAGGACATCCACGTGCCGGACATTGGCTCGTCGGGTAAGGCCAAGATCATCGAAGTGCTGGTCAAGGCAGGCGATACCGTCGAAGCCGATCAGTCGCTGATCACCCTGGAGTCCGACAAGGCCTCCATGGAAATCCCTTCGCCTGCCGCTGGCGTGGTCAAGGAAGTCATTGCCAAGCTTGATGACGAAGTGGGCACCGGCGACCTGATCCTCAAGCTGGAAATTGCAGGTGCAGCGCCTGCCCCAGCGCAGGCTCCAGCCGCCGCTGCACCGGCCAAGACCGAAGCCGCACCCGCCGCTGCCCCTGCCGCTGCTGCCCCGGCTGCCGCTGCGCCTGCGCCAGCCGCAACCGCCCCGGCTGCCGGCAACAACGCCAAGGTGCATGCCGGCCCAGCCGTGCGTCAGCTGGCCCGTGAGTTCGGCGTAGAACTCGGTGCCGTGGCAGCGACCGGCCCACACGGCCGCATCCTGAAAGAAGACGTGCAGGTTTACGTCAAGGCCATGATGCAGAAGGCCAAGGAAGCGCCGGCAGCTGCCGGTGCAACCGGCGGCGCTGGCATTCCGCCAATTCCGGTAGTCGATTTCAGCAAGTTCGGTGAAGTCGAAGAAGTGGCCATGACCCGCCTGATGCAGGTCGGTGCTGCCAACCTGCACCGCAGCTGGCTGAACGTGCCGCACGTGACCCAGTTCGACTCCGCTGACATCACTGAGCTCGAAGCCTTCCGCGTTGCCCAGAAAGCCGTCGCAGAAAAGGCCGGCGTCAAGCTGACCGTCCTGCCGCTGCTGCTCAAGGCCTGCGCCTTCCTGCTCAAGGAACTGCCAGACTTCAACAGCTCGCTGGCACCAAGCGGCAAAGCAGTCATCCGCAAGAAATACGTGCACATCGGTTTTGCCGTGGACACGCCTGACGGCCTGCTGGTACCGGTAATCAAGAACGTCGACCAGAAGAGCCTGCTGCAGCTGGCTGCCGAAGCGGCTGCGCTGGCCGAGAAGGCGCGCACCAAGAAACTGTCGGCGGACGAGATGCAGGGCGCCTGCTTCACCATCTCCAGCCTTGGTCACATTGGCGGCACCGGCTTCACGCCGATCGTCAACGCCCCCGAGGTGGCCATCCTGGGCGTCTCCAAGGCGACCATGCAGCCTGTCTGGGACGGCAAGGCCTTCCAGCCCAAGCTGATGCTGCCGCTGTCGCTGTCGTACGATCACCGTGTGATCAACGGCGCCGCCGCTGCGCGCTTCACCAAGCGTCTGGGCGATGTGCTGGGCGATATCCGCACCATGCTGCTGTAA
- a CDS encoding putative bifunctional diguanylate cyclase/phosphodiesterase has protein sequence MKSQPDAGNRVTGEVVTQLPVPSRLGMLRFERLNEASWSLLYLDPACERQFGVHASDLCALVDAPYASLMEPEARYRLHDDIQLQLSQRGYYRVRYTLHTPGACVRMLEVGEVFKQHARQLLCGYLSVLDDHPEDTGETASDLESRNNRLQLALQLNQRAQREQLEHLERVRSQQDLILRLARQRYSAENSLLEAAELITRSACEIYKIDCAGIWHLEGQRLEPITAWYSDVQAHRQPEAIDASRFPDYLEALHASRAIDAHNAGHDPRTRALMQSLGPGNKAMLDASIRVDGQVVGVLCLEQAGQPRAWQSDEIAFAGELADQFAQVITNHNRRAAASALHLFQRAVEQSASAFLLVNRDGQVEYVNPSFTAITQYSTEEVQGRHLGELPALENLNELLFDSPSSLAMGNSWQGEFKSRRKNLEPYWGQLSISKVYGDNRELTHYIGIYEDVTQSKLAQQRIERLAYTDNLTNLGNRPAFIRSLDECFARDVQNPMCLLLVDIDNFKRINDSLGHHTGDKLLISLARRLRNSLHAGGILARFASNEFAVLLDDTSLEAGQGVAQQLLRTLDKPMFVDNQLINVTASVGLASAPQHGADPTSLMKNAGLALHKAKANGKHQVQVFTEVLNAEASYKLFVENNLRRALTQNELEVFYQPKLCLRSGRLLGLEALLRWNHPERGMIRPDQFISVAEETGLIIPIGKWVVRQSCRMSNDLRAAGLGNLHVAINLSPKQFSDPDLVASISSIIGEEGLPAHQLELELTEGLLLEASEDTHRQLDELKALGLTLAMDDFGTGYSSLSYLKKFPIDILKIDRSFIKDIPDNQDDMEITSAVIAMAHNLKLKVVAEGIETPAQLGFLRRHRCDIGQGYLFDRPIPGRELAERLQRYPRGPAA, from the coding sequence ATGAAAAGCCAACCCGATGCTGGCAACCGTGTGACGGGCGAGGTCGTCACGCAGTTACCCGTGCCCTCGCGGTTGGGCATGCTGCGCTTTGAAAGGCTCAACGAAGCCAGTTGGTCGCTGCTCTACCTGGACCCAGCCTGCGAGCGCCAGTTCGGCGTTCATGCCAGTGACCTTTGCGCGCTGGTCGATGCCCCTTACGCCAGCCTCATGGAACCCGAGGCCCGCTACCGACTTCATGACGACATCCAGCTGCAACTGTCGCAACGCGGCTATTACCGCGTGCGCTACACCCTGCACACGCCAGGCGCCTGCGTGCGCATGCTGGAGGTCGGCGAAGTTTTCAAACAGCATGCCCGCCAGTTGTTATGTGGTTACCTGAGCGTACTCGACGATCACCCGGAAGACACGGGCGAGACCGCCAGTGACCTGGAATCACGCAACAACCGCCTGCAGTTGGCCCTGCAACTGAACCAGCGTGCCCAGCGTGAGCAGCTCGAGCACCTGGAGCGCGTGCGCAGCCAGCAGGACCTCATCCTGCGCCTGGCCCGTCAACGCTACAGCGCCGAGAACTCGTTGCTCGAAGCCGCCGAACTGATCACCCGTAGCGCTTGTGAGATCTACAAGATCGACTGCGCCGGTATCTGGCACTTGGAAGGCCAACGGCTTGAGCCGATCACCGCCTGGTACAGCGACGTGCAAGCGCACCGCCAGCCCGAAGCCATCGATGCCAGCCGTTTCCCGGATTACCTCGAGGCCCTGCATGCCAGCCGTGCGATCGACGCGCACAACGCCGGGCACGATCCCCGTACACGTGCATTAATGCAGAGCCTGGGGCCTGGCAACAAGGCGATGCTCGATGCCAGCATCCGCGTCGACGGACAGGTGGTGGGCGTCTTGTGCCTGGAGCAGGCCGGCCAGCCACGCGCCTGGCAGTCCGATGAGATCGCCTTTGCCGGTGAGCTGGCCGACCAGTTCGCCCAGGTCATCACCAACCACAACCGCCGTGCGGCGGCCAGTGCGCTGCACCTGTTCCAACGCGCCGTGGAGCAGAGCGCCAGTGCCTTCCTGCTGGTGAACCGGGATGGGCAGGTTGAGTATGTGAACCCGAGCTTCACTGCCATCACCCAATACAGCACCGAGGAAGTGCAAGGGCGTCACCTGGGTGAATTGCCCGCCCTGGAGAACCTCAACGAGTTGCTGTTCGACTCGCCTTCGAGCCTGGCCATGGGTAACAGCTGGCAGGGCGAATTCAAGAGCCGGCGCAAGAACCTGGAGCCCTACTGGGGGCAGCTGTCGATTTCCAAGGTGTATGGTGACAACCGCGAGCTGACCCACTACATCGGCATCTACGAAGATGTCACCCAGAGCAAGCTTGCGCAGCAGCGCATCGAGCGGCTGGCCTACACTGACAACCTGACCAACCTGGGTAACCGTCCGGCGTTCATCCGCAGCCTGGACGAATGCTTCGCCCGGGATGTGCAGAATCCGATGTGCCTGCTGCTGGTGGACATCGACAACTTCAAGCGCATCAACGACAGCCTGGGCCATCATACGGGCGACAAGTTGCTTATCAGCCTGGCCAGGCGCCTGCGCAACAGCCTGCATGCCGGCGGCATCCTGGCCCGATTTGCCAGCAACGAGTTTGCCGTGTTGCTCGACGACACCAGCCTGGAGGCCGGCCAGGGGGTTGCCCAACAACTGTTGCGCACCCTCGACAAACCAATGTTCGTCGACAACCAGCTGATCAATGTCACTGCATCGGTGGGCCTGGCCAGCGCTCCCCAGCATGGTGCCGACCCCACCAGCCTGATGAAAAACGCCGGGTTGGCACTGCACAAGGCCAAGGCCAACGGCAAGCACCAGGTGCAGGTATTCACTGAGGTCCTCAACGCCGAAGCCAGCTACAAACTGTTCGTCGAGAACAACCTGCGCCGCGCATTGACCCAGAACGAGCTGGAGGTGTTCTATCAGCCCAAGCTGTGCCTGCGCAGCGGCCGGCTGCTGGGCTTGGAAGCCCTGCTGCGCTGGAACCATCCCGAACGGGGCATGATCCGCCCTGACCAGTTCATCAGCGTGGCCGAAGAAACCGGTCTGATCATTCCCATCGGCAAATGGGTGGTGCGCCAGTCGTGCCGCATGAGCAACGATCTGCGTGCAGCAGGGCTTGGCAACCTGCACGTTGCGATCAACCTGTCGCCCAAGCAGTTTTCCGACCCTGATCTGGTCGCCTCGATCAGTAGCATCATCGGGGAAGAAGGCTTGCCTGCGCACCAACTGGAGCTGGAGCTGACCGAAGGGTTGCTGCTCGAAGCCAGTGAAGACACCCATCGGCAACTCGACGAGCTCAAGGCATTGGGTCTGACCCTGGCCATGGATGACTTCGGCACCGGTTACTCCTCGCTGAGCTACCTGAAGAAGTTTCCGATCGACATTCTCAAGATCGACCGCAGCTTCATCAAGGACATCCCCGACAACCAGGACGACATGGAAATCACCTCGGCGGTGATCGCCATGGCCCACAACCTCAAGCTGAAGGTGGTGGCCGAGGGCATTGAAACTCCTGCGCAGCTGGGTTTCCTGCGTCGACACCGGTGTGACATCGGGCAGGGCTATCTGTTTGACCGGCCTATCCCGGGGCGAGAGCTGGCAGAGCGCCTGCAACGCTACCCGCGAGGCCCAGCCGCCTGA
- the msrA gene encoding peptide-methionine (S)-S-oxide reductase MsrA encodes MVLRSEILVNKNVMPTAEQALPGRETPMSLPEFHYVFKETPLLGPFFEDVDFAIFGLGCFWGAERRFWQREGVVSTVVGYAGGFTPNPTYEEVCSGLTGHTEVVLVVFDKSKVSYGELLTMFWELHNPTQGMRQGNDVGTQYRSAIYCTSPEQLEQAKASRDAFQAELSKAGFGEITTEIDQAPTVYFAEAYHQQYLAKNPDGYCGIGGTGVCMPASLQGN; translated from the coding sequence ATGGTCCTGCGTTCGGAAATACTGGTGAACAAAAATGTCATGCCTACTGCGGAGCAGGCCCTGCCCGGCCGCGAAACGCCGATGAGCCTGCCCGAGTTCCACTACGTGTTCAAGGAGACGCCGCTGCTTGGGCCATTCTTCGAGGACGTGGATTTCGCGATTTTCGGCCTGGGGTGTTTCTGGGGCGCGGAACGCCGATTCTGGCAGCGTGAGGGGGTGGTCAGTACCGTTGTGGGTTATGCCGGCGGCTTTACGCCGAACCCTACCTACGAAGAGGTCTGCTCAGGCCTGACCGGGCACACCGAAGTGGTGCTGGTGGTCTTCGACAAGAGCAAAGTGAGCTACGGTGAACTGCTGACCATGTTCTGGGAACTGCACAACCCGACCCAGGGCATGCGCCAGGGCAACGATGTCGGCACGCAGTACCGCTCGGCCATCTACTGCACCAGCCCCGAACAGTTGGAACAAGCCAAGGCCAGCCGCGACGCTTTCCAGGCCGAACTGAGCAAGGCTGGCTTCGGCGAAATCACCACTGAAATCGACCAGGCACCGACGGTGTACTTCGCCGAGGCCTACCACCAGCAGTACCTGGCCAAGAACCCGGACGGCTACTGCGGTATCGGCGGCACGGGCGTGTGCATGCCGGCCAGTTTGCAAGGAAACTGA
- a CDS encoding glutathione S-transferase, with product MSTMTLFHSPLSPFVRKVMVVLHETGQLDRVALEPVNISPVNGDELLNAGNPIGKIPALRLADGTVLHDSRVICEYLDQQHVGLPLLPREGSARWRRMTLASQADAILDAAVSSRYETFVRPVEKRWDGWLEAQGDKIRRSLANLERAHLAELTSGFDLAAIGVACALGYLDLRQPTFGWRERQPGLAAWYAEVSTRPSMVATAPAA from the coding sequence ATGAGCACCATGACCCTGTTCCACTCGCCCCTGTCGCCATTCGTACGCAAGGTCATGGTGGTGTTGCACGAGACCGGCCAACTGGACCGAGTGGCACTTGAGCCTGTGAACATCAGCCCGGTCAACGGGGACGAGCTGCTCAACGCCGGCAATCCGATTGGCAAGATTCCGGCGCTGCGCCTGGCAGACGGTACCGTGCTGCACGACAGCCGGGTGATCTGCGAGTACCTGGATCAGCAACATGTGGGGTTGCCGCTGCTGCCCCGTGAAGGCTCTGCTCGCTGGCGACGCATGACGCTGGCCTCTCAGGCGGATGCCATTCTGGATGCGGCCGTCTCGAGCCGCTACGAAACATTCGTGCGACCGGTCGAGAAACGTTGGGATGGGTGGCTAGAAGCGCAGGGGGACAAGATCCGCCGCAGCCTGGCCAACCTTGAGCGAGCCCACCTGGCGGAGCTGACGTCAGGGTTCGACTTGGCCGCGATCGGCGTGGCTTGCGCATTGGGGTACCTGGACTTGCGCCAGCCTACGTTCGGCTGGCGTGAACGCCAGCCTGGCCTGGCGGCCTGGTATGCCGAGGTGAGCACGCGGCCTTCGATGGTGGCAACGGCACCGGCTGCCTGA
- a CDS encoding ATP-dependent zinc protease — protein MKSLFAVLTLLTLPVMAAEPTLYGRYENIALPEIGQTLKAKMDTGAYTASLSAKDIELFTRDGQEWVRFRLATKDADGKVYEHQVSRISKIKGRADDEDEGDTPESAKRPVVDLELCLGDVKRTVEVNLVDRSNFNYPLLVGAKALREFKGAVNPAKRFTAGKPDC, from the coding sequence GTGAAATCACTGTTTGCCGTGCTGACGTTGTTGACGCTACCGGTGATGGCCGCCGAACCTACGCTGTACGGGCGCTACGAGAATATCGCGCTGCCGGAGATTGGCCAGACGCTCAAGGCCAAGATGGATACTGGCGCCTATACGGCGTCGCTGTCGGCCAAGGACATCGAGTTGTTCACCCGCGATGGGCAGGAGTGGGTACGTTTCCGCCTGGCGACCAAGGATGCCGACGGCAAGGTTTACGAGCACCAGGTCTCGCGTATCAGCAAGATCAAGGGCCGTGCCGATGACGAGGATGAGGGCGATACACCCGAGAGTGCCAAGCGCCCGGTGGTAGACCTGGAACTGTGCCTGGGAGACGTGAAGCGAACCGTGGAGGTCAACCTGGTGGATCGCAGCAACTTCAACTACCCGCTGTTGGTGGGTGCCAAGGCGCTGCGCGAGTTCAAGGGCGCGGTGAATCCGGCAAAACGATTCACCGCTGGCAAGCCTGACTGCTGA
- a CDS encoding acyltransferase: MRRVLTGILTATLLLLNTLVLIGPLLVFALFKLVLPGRGRDRASGAVMWVAETWSEIDKAIFALCTPTQWDIRGIENLRRDTSYLAMSNHQSWVDIPALIESLNRRTPFFKFFLKKELIWVPLLGLAWWGLDYPFMKRYSKAFLEKHPELKGKDLEITKAACELFKRQPVTVVNYLEGTRFTEAKRQAQHSPYRHLLKPKAGGVAFVLAALGEQLDALLDVTIVYPGDKAPGFWDLLNGSVSRVIIDIQVRELDPALWAGDYESDPVFRQTVQAWVNQLWLEKDERIGRLRWE, from the coding sequence ATGCGTCGCGTGCTGACCGGCATACTCACAGCCACCTTGCTGCTGCTCAACACCTTGGTGTTGATCGGGCCCCTGCTGGTGTTCGCCTTGTTCAAACTGGTGCTACCTGGCCGTGGGCGCGACCGTGCATCAGGGGCCGTGATGTGGGTGGCCGAAACCTGGTCGGAAATCGACAAAGCCATCTTTGCCTTGTGCACACCCACCCAATGGGACATTCGCGGTATCGAAAACCTGCGTCGTGACACCTCGTACCTTGCAATGAGCAATCACCAGAGCTGGGTGGACATTCCCGCCTTGATCGAGAGCCTCAACCGGCGTACCCCCTTCTTCAAGTTCTTCCTGAAAAAGGAATTGATCTGGGTGCCGCTGCTGGGCCTGGCGTGGTGGGGCCTGGACTATCCGTTCATGAAGCGCTACAGCAAGGCCTTTCTGGAGAAGCACCCCGAGCTCAAGGGCAAGGATCTGGAAATCACCAAGGCTGCCTGCGAGCTGTTCAAGCGCCAACCGGTGACCGTGGTCAATTACCTGGAAGGCACCCGCTTCACCGAGGCCAAGCGCCAGGCGCAACACTCACCTTACCGCCATCTGCTAAAGCCCAAGGCCGGTGGCGTGGCGTTCGTGCTCGCAGCGCTGGGTGAGCAGCTCGATGCGTTGCTGGACGTCACCATTGTGTACCCAGGCGACAAGGCGCCAGGTTTCTGGGACTTGCTCAATGGCAGTGTCAGCCGGGTAATTATCGACATTCAGGTGCGCGAGCTCGACCCAGCGCTGTGGGCGGGCGATTACGAAAGCGATCCTGTTTTCCGTCAGACAGTGCAGGCGTGGGTGAACCAGCTGTGGCTGGAAAAGGATGAGCGGATCGGGCGGTTGCGTTGGGAATGA